The sequence below is a genomic window from Deltaproteobacteria bacterium.
CATCATCATCCTGCTAAGGTTTTCTTGAGATGAGTTGTAGAATTCATTCTGTGAGCGCCTTAATTCTTAAAATTACACGATACATTATTGTTTGTGCCAAATCCTTCCCCAACTCTTCCCCTTCCGCTTCTAATATTGGTTGTTTGGCTATCCATGATTTACCTACTGGTGAATCAAAAAAATAGACAATTACCTTCAGTTCAGATTCTGTGAAGTGTTTGGCATATATTTTGGCGAGTTCCCATTTAAGATCTTTCTCAGATGATCTTATCTCTTCCATAAGTATATTTTTAAAAGTGGTCATTGCAATTCGGGCTTCGCGGTTGTCACTTTTATATGTCTCAAAATAAGACTCTATCATGATTTCAAATACTTTTAAAAACGTTTGTGCTTCCCCAGATTTTTCCACAACTAAGTAAGCAAAAATTAGTCTTTCTTTTTCACCTCCACTAGCTTGTCCTGCCAGCAATATGGTGAAGCTAAAAAATAGCGCAGCTAACGTTTTTGTGAGAATGGCAGTTGATATATTTTTCATGAGTCAACTCCTTTCTACATTTAATCGAGATTATACGGCAATGATGGGGTTTGCCTGGTTTCAAGTCTTCCGACACCGCTTTTCACCTTTGATATAGGCGTCTAGCCGGTTCAGAAGACCTGTTGCTGTATTGCACCCGGATTCCTGGACACCAGTTTAGCCTCATGCGGCTAGTTTGGTCAAGTTTTGCTCACGATACTCAGTCGGGCTCAAATATCCCAGTTGCTCCATTCGCCATGATTGGTTGTAGTTTCTTATAAAGTGGTCTACTGCTTGTCTCACCTCCGCTACATTTTTGTAGATGCGGCGGGTGGCTCAGACAGCTTGTAAAGGTTGTCTGAGTGCCGAAGGCACAAGAAATCCAGTTTGAAGGACTGATCCACATCTCCTCGCTCTTTTTTAACACATACCACCTTGCTGAACCATAAAGTAAGCCTAAATGCTAGGCTACTAATTTTACCACCCAAGCATGATTGACAAAATGTAGGGTGAGCTCTGCGCACCATTTATTAAGGATTGGATTCTATTCTTCCGTGCTCGATTTAAGGTCACCGAACAGCACTGGGCATTTATTTATTTATTCTTTTTTCTTTTTTCAATTTTCGTTTTTCCTTTGGATTAAGCTGGGCCTTTTTCTGTTGTTCCCTTTTGCCTTTGTCTTTTTTCCCCTTATCACCCATAACTGTTTCTCCTTGCTTGAAAATGACTTACGCCGGACTGTGGCGGTAAAACCCGTCTTCGGTCGTAGACATTAGCGGATGAGATCGTTTGGCGTCACGCTCGCAGATTTCTCGTCCGTCCCCTAACACTGCCTGGCATGCGGCCTAACGTGGAGCTGAGACGCGCGGGAA
It includes:
- a CDS encoding DUF2059 domain-containing protein, encoding MKNISTAILTKTLAALFFSFTILLAGQASGGEKERLIFAYLVVEKSGEAQTFLKVFEIMIESYFETYKSDNREARIAMTTFKNILMEEIRSSEKDLKWELAKIYAKHFTESELKVIVYFFDSPVGKSWIAKQPILEAEGEELGKDLAQTIMYRVILRIKALTE
- a CDS encoding IS3 family transposase → MRQAVDHFIRNYNQSWRMEQLGYLSPTEYREQNLTKLAA